One genomic segment of Gemmatimonadaceae bacterium includes these proteins:
- a CDS encoding asparaginase translates to MIHSHELDVITTRGNSLESFHRVHAAVVNGNDVLLGGAGDPSLVTFWRSCAKPFQVMPLIEGGGFDARGWGDEELALACASHGGEPEHVAIVESMLQTLGLEEGDLACGPQEPLSARGARFVRESGIRVKRTHNNCSGKHTAMLGLAQHSGWPIREYERADHAVQEAMLNQVSLWTGVPKSQVDVAIDGCGAAVFGIPLDRMARAYARLGCAAARGEEIPARITNAMAKNAFLIGGTDRFDSILIEESEGRILSKIGAEGIHSAVILEGAIGIALKVEDGNQRAQFPALLQLLQNLGALPAELPPRLAEFKLKALKNTRNEVIGDVMMLAGSGIEGRRSAEAAAF, encoded by the coding sequence GTGATCCATTCCCATGAGCTCGATGTCATAACCACCCGCGGAAACTCCCTGGAATCGTTTCACCGGGTGCACGCAGCGGTCGTGAACGGCAATGACGTACTGCTCGGCGGGGCGGGGGATCCCTCCCTGGTGACTTTCTGGAGATCCTGCGCGAAGCCTTTTCAGGTCATGCCGCTCATAGAGGGGGGCGGATTCGACGCCCGCGGCTGGGGCGACGAGGAGCTTGCGCTGGCTTGCGCCTCGCATGGTGGCGAACCTGAGCATGTGGCCATCGTCGAGTCGATGTTGCAAACACTGGGGCTCGAGGAAGGCGATCTCGCGTGCGGACCCCAGGAGCCGCTGTCGGCGCGCGGCGCCCGCTTTGTTCGTGAGTCCGGTATCCGGGTCAAGCGGACACACAACAACTGCTCCGGCAAACACACGGCTATGCTGGGGCTGGCTCAGCATTCCGGTTGGCCAATCAGGGAATACGAGCGCGCCGATCACGCGGTGCAGGAGGCCATGCTGAACCAGGTTTCGCTTTGGACGGGGGTGCCGAAGTCCCAGGTGGATGTGGCGATAGATGGTTGTGGAGCCGCGGTATTCGGTATTCCCCTCGACCGAATGGCGCGGGCCTATGCGCGGCTCGGCTGCGCCGCCGCGCGGGGGGAGGAGATTCCAGCCCGCATCACGAATGCAATGGCGAAGAATGCGTTTCTCATCGGGGGCACCGATCGATTCGATTCGATTCTGATTGAAGAGTCAGAAGGTCGCATCCTCTCCAAGATAGGAGCCGAAGGCATCCACTCGGCGGTGATCCTCGAGGGCGCTATCGGTATCGCTCTCAAAGTCGAAGACGGCAACCAGCGCGCGCAGTTTCCAGCATTGCTGCAACTGCTGCAGAACCTGGGGGCTCTGCCGGCGGAACTCCCCCCGCGCCTTGCGGAGTTCAAGCTTAAGGCGCTGAAGAATACCAGAAATGAGGTAATCGGCGACGTGATGATGCTGGCCGGTTCGGGTATCGAGGGACGGCGATCTGC